AAGGCAGTGAAAATATCCCTTTTGTGGCGACTTGGAATATTGCCACCCTACCCTCAGACTTAACCCGTTGTCGAGTCCAGTTTGAAGGTAACGCAGATCTAAGTTATGAAGTGATGATGGCTAGCTTCGAGTTTATAAATTTTTTAATTGAGATGATGGAAAATTATAAACGCTATCGACTTACAGATTTTTCTCAAACCTTTTACCGTAAACTCTTACGGATAGATGAATAATATTGGTTGGTGGTTGTTGGTTAGTGGCTAGTGGTTAGTGGTTAATGGCTTACAACTCCCCTCACTCTCCCCACTGCCCCTAATTCCCAACGCCTCTTTCTTTATGCCGGGGGACCCTTACTTTACAGAAGCCGCTAGCGCCTCTACGGCAATCGCTCATGGGGGACTCATCGGTCCCCACTGCCCCTAATGTCTCCTCTGGCAACACCGCGATCGCATTAGTTCGCCCTAAAATTAGGAAACACCAAGCAAAGGTTGTGCCGACTTTTGAATTTAGGAGTGCATGTGTGCCAAAATCTGCTAAACATTTGCTAATTGGTTCGACGGAGGCTTACAGTGGCAAATCTGCAACTGTTCTGGGTTTGTCTCATCTGCTACAGCAAAAAGGATTGGATGTTGCCTATGGCAAACCAATAGGAACTTGTTTGAGTGAATCTGCTGGTAGTATGGTTGAGGAAGATGTCCAGTTTATTGCAGCTAGCCTCAATCTGCCCGAAAACCACATCGTACCATCCATGTTGGCTTTAAATGAAGCCACAATTCAAAAACGTCTGCGCGGGGAAGACAAAACCGATTATTGTCAAGCCTTATTACAACAATATCTACAAATATCGGTTGGTCATTTGGTGTTGCTAGAAGGGCCAGGTAATTTGGAAGAAGGCAGTTTGTTTAACTTGTCTTTACCACAAGTAGCTGAAATAATTGATGCTGCCGTGGTATTAGTCACCCGTTATCAATCGCTGCTATCGGTTGAGTCTTTACTGTCTGCAAAACAGCGACTAGGAAAACGCCTAATTGGTGTTGTCATCAACGATGTTCCTGCACAACAAATACCAGCCCTGGATAGTACTATCCGTCCATTTTTGGAACAGCACGATATAGCCGTGTTAGGAATATTGCCGAAAAACGACTTGTTACGTAGCGTC
Above is a genomic segment from Fischerella sp. JS2 containing:
- the ebsA gene encoding type IV pilus biogenesis protein EbsA; this translates as MSFEQLQPATPQQANVYLPYIQSSKRNFLPYAISLYHKGVLEGHRKIEGSENIPFVATWNIATLPSDLTRCRVQFEGNADLSYEVMMASFEFINFLIEMMENYKRYRLTDFSQTFYRKLLRIDE
- a CDS encoding phosphotransacetylase family protein, whose protein sequence is MPKSAKHLLIGSTEAYSGKSATVLGLSHLLQQKGLDVAYGKPIGTCLSESAGSMVEEDVQFIAASLNLPENHIVPSMLALNEATIQKRLRGEDKTDYCQALLQQYLQISVGHLVLLEGPGNLEEGSLFNLSLPQVAEIIDAAVVLVTRYQSLLSVESLLSAKQRLGKRLIGVVINDVPAQQIPALDSTIRPFLEQHDIAVLGILPKNDLLRSVSVRELVHQLNAEVLCRSDRLDLMVESLAIGAMNVNAAVKYFRKRRNMAVVTGGDRVEIQQAALETSTQCLILTGQLPPPNFILTRAEELEIPILSVDLDTLTTVEIVDRTFGQVRVHEPIKVHCIRNLMAEHFDITRLLSLLDLSPAAALP